The Candidozyma auris chromosome 1, complete sequence genome includes a region encoding these proteins:
- the PDX1 gene encoding Pdx1p — protein sequence MLRFASTRTACLARLSRATKLATSRQFHAQSTLLDAQVFKMPAMSPTMEEGGIVGWKVEPGQEFSAGDVLLEVETDKATIDVEAQDDGIMWEILKKDGANGIAVGEPIALLAEHGDDLSSLERPNLEQEAAAPKREQPKQEKPKEETNSDSTPQVVVAQKSEPSAKPETPSNSSSDSVFVSANPSQKLTPAVELLLHTKGISVEEALQKIPASGPKGRLLKGDVLAYLGDISKSAVERVATYFKSKEHLDLSNIKIAKPKEEPASAQETKKVEPPKPANILSIGFTSELGDNISEFKFQHAFEKALHTAITQTYGHRFPEYSRSPSASGVDLEEIFDDLLVAPPTKQRFEVSDVQFKFIKPASSRHASAPLDAFDELLGIESPTPIVHEVDSPVTADVKFKVKFDEKLIDSKEFVEDFQENLLSQIPTKQLIITQV from the coding sequence ATGTTGAGATTTGCTTCTACTCGTACAGCATGTTTGGCAAGATTGTCAAGAGCTACCAAGCTCGCCACTTCCAGGCAATTTCACGCTCAGAGTACCTTGCTTGATGCCCAGGTGTTCAAGATGCCAGCAATGTCCCCCACAATGGAAGAGGGAGGAATTGTCGGTTGGAAAGTCGAGCCAGGACAGGAGTTTTCTGCTGGTGATGTCTTGCTCGAAGTCGAAACTGATAAAGCCACTATCGATGTAGAGGCTCAGGATGACGGAATTATGTGGGAGATTTTAAAGAAGGATGGTGCCAATGGGATCGCTGTTGGTGAGCCCATTGCTTTGCTAGCTGAGCACGGCGACGACTTGTCGTCTTTGGAAAGGCCAAACTTGGAGCAGGAGGCTGCAgctccaaagagagaaCAACCTAAACAGGAGAAACCtaaggaagaaacaaatTCAGATAGCACACCCCAGGTGGTGGTGGCCCAAAAAAGTGAGCCCAGCGCAAAACCTGAAACACCATCAAATTCTAGTTCAGATTCAGTATTTGTGAGTGCAAACCCTCTGCAAAAGCTCACTCCTGCCGTCGAATTATTGCTTCACACGAAGGGTATATCAGTGGAGGAAGcacttcaaaagattccAGCATCTGGTCCTAAGGGCAGGCTTTTGAAAGGCGATGTATTGGCATACTTGGGTGACATCTCTAAGAGCGCAGTTGAAAGAGTTGCTACATACTTCAAGAGCAAGGAGCACTTGGATTTGTCCAATATCAAGATTGCTAAGCCGAAGGAAGAACCAGCCAGCgctcaagaaacaaagaaagtgGAGCCTCCTAAACCAGCAAACATCCTTAGCATAGGGTTTACGTCCGAATTGGGCGACAATATATCTGAGTTCAAATTTCAGCACgcatttgaaaaagcatTGCATACGGCCATCACACAGACCTATGGTCACAGATTCCCAGAGTATTCAAGGAGTCCAAGTGCTTCAGGAGTtgatttggaagagattTTTGACGATCTTCTCGTTGCCCCTCCCACCAAGCAAAGATTTGAAGTTTCTGATGTCCAGTTTAAGTTTATCAAGCCTGCGTCTTCTAGACATGCCAGTGCACCGTTGGATGCCTTTGATGAACTCTTGGGTATCGAATCTCCCACGCCAATTGTGCATGAAGTCGATAGCCCAGTCACTGCCGATGTCAAATTCAAGGTcaaatttgatgagaaattGATCGACTCCAAAGAGTTTGTGGAGGACTTCCAAGAGAACCTACTCAGTCAGATTCCAACAAAGCAGCTTATCATCACTCAAGTCTAA